The genomic region atgctaaatagaaaataatatatcagacttaattacaaataagtaGTGAAGAGGTATGTTgtatcaataatacatttttatcttttgtaatgaaaataactGAAGTCGCTATAaacgtgtataaaaaaaaaaaaaagtatgataaaaatatcgttattttaagtagaaataaacaattttgtaaaaattctaACTTAGAGTACCTAAATGTAAGactaagtaattaataaaataattatgaaaacgaGTTGAAATATTGATAGAAAATAGATCCTGAGTCGTCggataaaagataattttattggattatgaaaccaaaattatattagatgaACAAATAAGgggttatattattgttctaaatttcTCTATTCCaaacatacctaataattatattattaaatattattacttaaatttctaACCTATCGTTGGTACATcatgtttttaacattattgttgATGTAAGAACAAaactaaatactataaaactaattgttcgcaaacaaatatattattttaatgctatttattgataattataaacatgtaaaaccttctttttaaaaaaatcaaattttttaataaattgcaacttcaacgttaaaaaataaatattaaaaataattttaattctctaCTCAGAGAaagaatatattcaatatttaattacgtgCCTCGTAGGATTTGACACACGATGCCCAAGAATCCGCGCGAAATCAGTCCCATAATTACGTCGGTCGACTACGTCATGTCGACGTCGCATCGGTCCTAGGGATGGGCTCTTTCCCGGGAAAGTAAAATCATGAACATGTCCGGGGAAAGTTTCCGGGAATATTCCCCATATCAGAAAAGTGTAGGAaaagtgttttaataaaattatctttctTATTGACTACTtatgaagttttaaaatagtaaaaactcaaattctatattaatatatatttaaaaaatattttatttatatgctgtttgtataagtataaattaaataactagaaaaataaaataatctacatgatattatttaactttttattaaactgaataatttcacaaacttaaattataatgtaatataatttataccaaatatttcaatacagtatttttaaactctttttaataatcttgGTCACTATCGTGGTCAGTGCAACTAAATCCCAAACTTGTGTCAGTGTCATGGAGAGAAAATTGCTCAATTTCTGTTTCAGAGCTTTCAAAGTCCAAATCACTCTCTTCTTGAGTAAAATTCAAGTTGAAACTTTTTTCACGATGATGCGATGAATTTCCATGTTGAAGAATAAATGGGGTTGTTTCATTTTGTGTAAAATCTTCTATTTCCGAATCATTATCATCTTcgtcatttttatttcgatCAAGTGTTTTCGAATTGTGTGAAATATACGTTAATTTCGCAGCACGCTCAGTTAACAAACGATTTCGTTTTTTAGAATGTATATTTGCAAAAGAACTAAACGATCTCTCAGTTGCAGCCGAAGAAACtggtattgataatattttttgagctAGCTTGGACAACCTTGAGTTAAAACTTTTCCACCATATTAAAGGTTCCAACTTAGAAACTGTTTTCCATAGAAAAGTTTTTGAGTATAAtccttctttatttttataatatataatctcaGTAAGACAATCTTCATCATTCAAATCATAACTGTTCATcccaaaattgttaataaattcagAAACATCAATATGTTCTTCATTAGTTAAGTCATTACCAAGTGTTTCTGGATTTAAAAGATGTGCTGTAATATGAACGGGTTtaactatgttttttaatctgttagatatattacctaaaaggtttttttatcgtttaaatcTTCTAAATCTATCTCTTCAACAACTTCGATTAATcgtaactttaaatttttaaccgtTGGATAAACTTTATGAATAATGGGTTTGTCGCCTTCAAGAAGAGTAATTGCATTGACGATAGGTTCTATTAGTTGTATCATTGAATCaacatttttccaaaaagattccagtaaaatagtataaatgtgATCCTTAAATAATATCGCTACATCTTCATCAATTGCTAccaattttaatacttgttttagtttaaataaatttttatagcaaATCAAGTGACTCTGCCATCGAGTTTTCACTGGCAATtgaacaaatacatttatatttttttcctttgaaATTTTCCGAATTTTGTGTGAAAGTCTCtggctatattttattgtttttattattgagacGACTTTTGTATCAAATGTTTGTAATTGatcacatttaaatatgtctttaactaataaatttaaagtgtgACAAACGCATGTTAACATTAACAtatgttcaaatttattttgaactatttcAGCAGCCTTAACAATATTACTAGCATTGTCACTAATGAAAGCTACAAACTTTTtaggattatatttatttattactgtaatTATTTGGCTAGCTAAATACTCAGCAGTGTGCCTTTTCCCATCAGTATCAATAAAGTCCACGAAAAAAGGCTCTGGAgtagtaataacaaaatttataatccCTTCTTGTCTTAAATTAGACCAACCATCACATTGGATACTCAAACATTTTGACTcggctattttattttctactttaaatttttgtaataaaaattcctTTTCTAACAAAGTTGTCGATAAAGTTTTTCGGTTTGGCAATTTGTAAGATGGTCGAATAGTATAGAATAATTGTTTCCAAGATTTATGTTCAACAATAGATAGTGGTATTCCGCTTGTAAAAATAGCTCTGGCTAATAGAGTATCAATTTTTTCCTAAagagataatattttgtctagtATTAGAATTTACCAATTTTGAAGAAacttgaaaaacaattataactaGGTTTCGGGACTTGTTGTATTTGcatattctttaataatgaCTGCAGAATAATCTAAGTaagatacaaattattttaagacataACGGAttgaaacacaaaaatattaattgcatatttttgcatattttgccGTTTTATAGGCAAAATGCATATTTGACCAATTTTggcaatataattgttatctaTAGCATATTTACGCAGTTTAACGTTTTATGTTaagcaaatttattttaaagatcaacatttttttgactTTTAAGCATCTTTATTCTCGTAGAtctcataattttaaagatcCCGAAAATAACGAACATTACgtgtattaaacaatatatatatataacctaaccttaccTTGCAATAAGTCCCGAACCCtaattataacgtatataactttagtatatatttatctaattatttattataaatgcataaactTACCTTTTGtgcaaaatcaattttatcaataaattgagAAATGTTCGATTTTActtcgacttttttttttcaatttgtcgAATTATTGTTTGATCCGGAACATACATGGATAAATCTGCGGGCATTGAATCGTTTTGTGATTGTGACAATGGCGTACTTTCACGTACAAATGATAAACTTTGGGAAGTAGATGGTTGATAAAGATCTataccaattaaaattaaacatttttcattgttatatttaaatagttttaaagaattaaagtaaaaacttaaaaccgAGCAAAAGTTACctctttgaataatatttgtttctgCAGTTAATACCGGCACCTTTTTGTCACTTAATTCTTCTTTCACTTGAAGTGGTGTATTTTTACATGCTtttattaagtgtattttcatttttgttgcattttttattgtatatttaagatCACAAAATTTACAGTACCACGCAGTTTTGGACTTTTTGgtcaattcattaaaatatttatttacaaatttagatttttttgtcattttaaaacagttaaaaacaccgtaattataattttaagttttaagtatatgtcactaatttttatagtaacgACACTGCACGACTGCATAAGACATTCGATAAACAACTAACAAGTCACAAGTAATAACAGCCAACAGGCAcattgtgatattttatattatgaaacatataCTGAAATACCATATACGCTGGTTGTTGTGCGCGATAAGGTTGTATTTTCCCAGTTGATAACGATTTAATAacgagatattattattacaccaaaatattgcattcagtctttcaaaataaaacaatttgatataccacacataaaaataataattgtaatattgagGAAAGTTGGAAAAGTAATCTGAAAGAAAATTCCCGGGAAAATAACTTTTCCAGGAACTTTTACCGGGAACATTTCCAATGGAACATCACTATTCGGTCCCCgttgtttttttcttgataatatcaataataataataatagtataaaataataaatttatagctatagtaataaataattaaatcatgataatataaaatcgttgcattgatttcattataaataagaaaaataagtttgtctaaataaaaaactttatagataattattataataatatataaataataattaaagtactaaaaatatattagtatttatattataaagtatattatactatacactaATAGTCATCGTTatcgacattttttttctggaaaaaataaccatttacctatataacaataaacgaaaataaaatctaattatatataccattaaaaagaaaacattttacttaatcgaaaaaaaaatacagtatttcTGTGATAACCGGGTGAATTATAAATCCATAAAGATGCCTGATTATTTGTCGACTGTCAGTAGACCACGGCAAAAAAActgtgcaaaaataaaat from Aphis gossypii isolate Hap1 unplaced genomic scaffold, ASM2018417v2 Contig00569, whole genome shotgun sequence harbors:
- the LOC126554641 gene encoding uncharacterized protein LOC126554641, which translates into the protein MKIHLIKACKNTPLQVKEELSDKKVPVLTAETNIIQRDLYQPSTSQSLSFVRESTPLSQSQNDSMPADLSMYVPDQTIIRQIEKKKSKVRDLLQGKEKIDTLLARAIFTSGIPLSIVEHKSWKQLFYTIRPSYKLPNRKTLSTTLLEKEFLLQKFKVENKIAESKCLSIQCDGWSNLRQEGIINFVITTPEPFFVDFIDTDGKRHTAEYLASQIITVINKYNPKKFVAFISDNASNIVKAAEIVQNKFEHMLMLTCVCHTLNLLVKDIFKCDQLQTFDTKVVSIIKTIKYSQRLSHKIRKISKEKNINVFVQLPVKTRWQSHLICYKNLFKLKQVLKLVAIDEDVAILFKDHIYTILLESFWKNVDSMIQLIEPIVNAITLLEGDKPIIHKVYPTVKNLKLRLIEVVEEIDLEDLNDKKTF